From the Cryptomeria japonica chromosome 2, Sugi_1.0, whole genome shotgun sequence genome, one window contains:
- the LOC131063023 gene encoding uncharacterized protein LOC131063023: protein MDSDTRSFLDALLCGVNSSLCRSVLHKALSSKHQDQDAKCSWVRKIMAEFGWVDMATVFWSPLHSADRDGRKKFSLQLPSSLHSVGDLIFLVSITMPWPAPSALQHLPFIEYVRKQTMEGLAAYNTAYAVRPLKGEEEEEKRRKGTDNLTTAEVEIGSEAVADDIEAEFSEEGEEEGENEQAFIMEIEDDDDSDSDGNNDSDDDNIEDESEQDEEEMPPRPSTPTPRDSCPRNCSPPPWKCTNPLSNPRPSKMQCISKQ, encoded by the coding sequence ATGGATTCTGACACCAGAAGCTTCCTGGACGCACTCTTATGTGGTGTGAACTCTTCCTTATGCCGAAGTGTTCTGCACAAAGCTCTGAGCTCCAAGCATCAAGATCAGGACGCCAAATGCTCTTGGGTTAGAAAAATTATGGCTGAATTTGGCTGGGTAGACATGGCTACTGTGTTCTGGAGTCCCCTTCACTCTGCAGACCGCGACGGCCGGAAAAAATTTAGCTTGCAATTGCCGTCATCTCTCCATTCTGTAGGAGATCTGATCTTTCTTGTTTCCATCACCATGCCCTGGCCTGCTCCATCCGCTCTACAACATCTTCCTTTTATTGAGTATGTCCGCAAGCAGACAATGGAGGGTTTGGCCGCTTATAATACTGCTTATGCTGTTCGTCCACTCAAgggcgaagaagaagaagaaaaaagaagaaaaggaactGACAATTTGACAACGGCCGAGGTTGAAATTGGGAGTGAAGCAGTTGCAGATGATATTGAGGCTGAATTTTCAGAGGAAGGGGAAGAGGAAGGGGAAAATGAACAGGCCTTTATTATGgaaattgaagatgatgatgacagtGACAGTGATGGTAATAATGACAGTGATGATGATAATATTGAAGATGAGAGTGAGCAAGACGAAGAGGAAATGCCTCCACGGCCAAGTACTCCTACTCCACGCGATTCCTGTCCTCGCAATTGTTCTCCTCCGCCATGGAAGTGCACAAACCCCCTTTCAAACCCTAGGCCATCTAAAATGCAATGTATTTCCAAACAATAA